In Acanthopagrus latus isolate v.2019 chromosome 17, fAcaLat1.1, whole genome shotgun sequence, the following are encoded in one genomic region:
- the LOC119006009 gene encoding titin-like isoform X2, translating to MQCKVTLLDDTQFECELDKHAKGQELITKVCDHVNLMEKDYFGLAHWDTPTDKTWLEATKEIRKQVSGAVYEFAFSVKFYPPDPAQLTEDLTRYYLCLQLRKDIMRGVLPCSFVTLSLLGSYVAQSELGEYDPEVHGTDYVKDLTLAPGQSKELEEKVMDLHRTYRSMSPAQADMLFLENAKKLAMYGVDLHQAKDLDGVDITLGVCSSGLMVYKDKLRINRFPWPKVLKISYKRSSFFIKIRASEQEQYESTIGFKLPHYKASKKLWKVCVEHHTFFRVPTVEPPTSRRFLVLGSKFRYSGRTQAQTRQASSMIDRPAPRFTRSASKRLSRNLDGAGDETLQFLQRLSTSTRSEVDDWSLMLTSDKPQPSHEFPARVKSEQPSVQSGEASQSVRTVTVTWQDTETMQTSSQTITQTASQPWQELASDQQRRKADEWSALLLRYPPFPFVPPSDYVKQTDSLMLPAKLRLAETSSMDRLLQPPLKQQDDWYLYFDRIFSQSSFERTDKPFSSVAQFQLQQEDKQGMYVAEQELTDEQVIERLKENVTLIDQLTEMHILERRLKEVRFLEERLQEMDEMAEIIEEVIEEELGKKEVDKLRDEERDLELEEQIQARGIAKAVVKKSVKRIQEDEVDELEEEIKRVFLKGLIPEEEEAEVKQESLEEVKDESLLDDSLTERLRQIEKEWQNEVEEKSGSSDIVTTTTSVVAYHKVEHRTKKRVTIVDERGPRREETEEVRVQTGVMSEESLEKEDKWRKTEILEEITETEVSERLQPEVKTKVADNDVWFILLDRLPYKAVFIPPVTTVETAQVIEGEYFTSTTEITTADEETEVIVEERKITEEEVWRIPEIPPPEAATERDDDWFVLLDVVSRETPYVPPVTLKERDALDTKSFVSVVQTAPDEEIREVVAEERKIIQEAPRLLQEIPQQPVTDRDDDWFVLLDVVPRETSYVPPVAVAQRVEVSPEERVSLVETTTIERIEKRVEVVVATTEKEKDLSEKQEVVLPQAVREIEDDWFVLLDVAARESSFVPPVTTGDYAQVYREERIATVVETTPTTTATEAITVESRKEVVVEEIVVRKVDKKFPTLIISEQKVSLRERDDDWFVLLDVVRREPSFVPPVTVAKYSQVYPEERISTVMETITVESRKEFVVEETVVPKFPKQIIPEQKISQPVSEREDDWFVLLDVAARETSFVPPATMLAQVYREERISTVVETKTVEPRKEVVVEKIVVQMEDTNLPKQIIQQAISQPIRQIDDDWFILLDVVSREAAYVPPVTPVKIIPDMRKSFEIEVKTTETTTLKKTMIIVDSRQDETRPSEIRPSQIAPPSEREGGDDWFLLFDIIREKPLVVPPVAVVERVVDVVAAKTVPVPKPAFIMEDLRPTVKLVETKPPQPRQVDDDWFVLLDVATKAPVAVDELVRMRPEVRPAKEIATIEQRALQSITIVEERQRQEKVVQQKPRPAVREVEDDWFILLDLATKKSVAAPERIQFPAERRAPTAVAKTRITISETRPQFEKRILEERRPLTHVNDDWFVLLDVGAKESVVITESGRGTRPVSAPVFSQAALAEAGIPMAPLDQPQTSTPIKTSRKEERRLEVTVEAVEPSKIEAVTESKHVSEAMSVEVVRMRKKRAKKIEGDSIYIRHSLLMLEDFDKPNEDVLKHHASISELKRNFMSAVPEQRPSEWDKRLSTHSPFRTLGINGQPLPSADGTVCISPLCNGSETKTAHRETSSSLGFSGKPRPTVSHKCEPDSIEACGGPVEEESFDQEEVVVFETSLVPIVEVEMAQLPPSPDPCCRALDETLEEEGSYPEVSDRSGMIVGSSSASYFRSDGPQVIRCFQPPLVQTQTVTITAVSNSLSSGISTTEVPVVPTKTFIYESSKVTDDGTDDKDSTSVSQTISSETSSGTTVTTTTTHISKVVKSGSSETRVEKRIVITADSDVDQDKGKDGGASAL from the exons ATGCAATGCAAAGTCACCTTACTGGATGACACTCAGTTTGAGTGTGAACTTGAT AAACATGCTAAAGGCCAAGAGCTTATAACAAAGGTGTGTGACCATGTCAACCTGATGGAGAAAGACTACTTTGGCCTTGCTCACTGGGACACACCGACCGACAag ACATGGCTGGAAGCCACCAAAGAGATCCGGAAACAGGTTTCAGGTGCTGTGTACGAGTTTGCATTCAGTGTGAAGTTCTACCCACCTGATCCGGCACAGCTCACTGAAGACCTCACCAG ATACTACCTGTGTCTTCAGCTGAGGAAAGACATAATGCGTGGTGTTCTACCCTGTTCCTTTGTCACACTGTCCCTGCTGGGCTCCTATGTAGCCCAGTCAGAGCTTGGGGAGTATGACCCAGAGGTCCATGGAACAGATTATGTTAAAGACCTGACCCTGGCCCCCGGACAGAGCAAAGAGTTGGAGGAAAAAGTAATGGATCTGCATCGCACATACAG gTCAATGAGTCCAGCCCAAGCAGACATGTTGTTTCTGGAAAACGCCAAGAAACTCGCCATGTATGGAGTTGACCTGCACCAAGCCAAG GATCTTGATGGTGTCGACATCACACTGGGGGTTTGCTCCAGTGGTCTGATGGTTTACAAAGACAAGCTAAGGATCAACCGTTTCCCTTGGCCCAAAGTGCTCAAGATCTCTTACAAACGCAGCAGCTTCTTCATCAAAATCAGGGCATCAGAG CAAGAGCAGTATGAAAGCACAATTGGCTTTAAACTGCCCCACTACAAAGCCTCGAAGAAGCTGTGGAAAGTTTGCGTTGAACACCATACCTTCTTCAG ggTTCCAACAGTAGAGCCCCCCACATCACGTCGCTTCCTTGTCTTGGGCTCCAAGTTCCGGTACAGCGGGCGCACACAGGCCCAGACCCGCCAGGCAAGCTCCATGATTGACCGCCCAGCCCCTCGTTTCACACGTTCTGCAAGCAAGAGGTTGTCCCGTAACCTAGATGGAG CTGGAGATGAAACTCTCCAGTTCCTACAACGACTCTCCACATCAACCAGGTCTGAGGTTGATGACTGGTCACTGATGCTGACATCTGACAAACCCCAGCCATCTCATGAATTTCCAG CCAGAGTGAAGTCTGAGCAGCCTTCGGTTCAGTCCGGGGAGGCCAGTCAGTCTGTTCGCACAGTAACAGTGACCTGGCAGGACACCGAGACTATGCAGACTAGCTCTCAAACCATCACCCAGACAGCCAGTCAGCCGTGGCAGGAGCTGGCATCTgatcagcagaggagaaaggcAGACGAGTGGTCTGCACTGCTCCTTCGTTACCCTCCTTTTCCATTTGTCCCACCGTCTGATTATGTGAAACAGACAG ATTCTCTGATGTTGCCAGCTAAGCTCAGGTTGGCAGAAACGAGCTCTATGGACAGACTATTGCAACCACCATTGAAACAGCAAGATGATTGGTACCTTTACTTTGACCGAATCTTCAGCCAATCCTCATTTGAGCGTACTGACAAACCTT TCTCTTCTGTAGCTCAgttccagctccagcaggaggATAAGCAGGGCATGTATGTGGCAGAGCAGGAACTGACCGATGAGCAGGTCATTGAGAGGCTGAAGGAAAATGTGACCTTGATAGATCAGCTGACAGAGATGCATATTTTGGAAAGGAGGTTGAAGGAAGTGAGGTTTTTAGAGGAAAGGCTCCAAGAAATGGATGAGATGGCAGAGATAATTGAGGAAGTAATAGAGGAGGAATTGGGTAAGAAGGAGGTAGATAAGTTGAGAGACGAAGAGAGAGATTTGGAGCTGGAAGAACAAATACAAGCTAGAGGAATAGCTAAAGCAGTGGTGAAGAAGTCAGTGAAAAGAATACAGGAGGATGAAGTGGATGAACTTGAAGAGGAGATAAAGCGAGTGTTTTTAAAAGGCTTGAtacctgaagaggaagaggctgaGGTGAAGCAGGAGAGTCTAGAAGAGGTAAAAGATGAGAGCCTGTTAGATGATAGTTTGACAGAGAGACTACGACAGATTGAAAAAGAATGGCAGAACGAGGTGGAAGAGAAGTCTGGCTCTTCAGATATCGTCACTACTACCACTTCTGTAGTGGCATACCATAAGGTGGAACATAGGACTAAGAAGAGGGTGACTATTGTAGATGAGAGAGGGCCAAGGCGGGAGGAAACTGAAGAAGTGCGGGTACAGACTGGTGTCATGTCAGAGGAAAGCttagaaaaagaagacaaatggCGTAAGACAGAAATACTAGAGGAGATAACTGAGACAGAAGTCTCAGAGAGGCTTCAGCCTGAGGTTAAAACTAAGGTGGCAGATAATGATGTCTGGTTCATACTTCTTGACCGCCTTCCATACAAAGCTGTTTTCATACCACCAG TTACCACTGTGGAAACTGCTCAGGTGATAGAAGGCGAGTATTTCACCTCAACAACTGAGATCACAACAGCTGATGAGGAAACAGAGGTGATAgtggaagagagaaaaataacagaggAGGAGGTATGGCGTATACCAGAGATCCCACCACCAGAGGCTGCAACAGAAAGAGATGATGACTGGTTtgtgctgctggatgttgtttCCAGAGAAACACCTTATGTACCACCAG TTACACTGAAGGAAAGAGACGCACTGGATACAAAAagttttgtctctgtggttcAAACTGCACCTGATGAGGAGATTAGAGAAGTAGTAGCTGAAGAAAGGAAGATTATACAGGAGGCACCAAGACTTCTACAAGAAATCCCACAGCAGCCAGTGACAGACAGGGATGATGACTGGTTTGTGTTGCTGGACGTTGTTCCCAGAGAAACATCATATGTACCACCAG TTGCTGTTGCACAGCGTGTTGAAGTGTCTCCAGAAGAACGCGTCTCCTTGGTTGAAACGACAACTATTGAGAGGATAGAAAAAAGAGTGGAAGTTGTGGTAGcaacaactgaaaaagaaaaagatttgaGTGAAAAGCAAGAAGTTGTTCTGCCACAGGCTGTGAGAGAGATAGAAGATGACTGGTTTGTGCTGCTGGACGTTGCCGCTAGAGAATCATCATTTGTACCACCAG TTACCACGGGTGATTATGCTCAGGTCTATCGTGAAGAACGAATTGCTACTGTCGTGGAAACGACTCCTACTACTACTGCAACGGAAGCAATAACAGTAGAGTCCAGGAAGGAGGTTGTAGTTGAAGAGATTGTGGTGCGGAAGGTGGACAAGAAGTTCCCCACACTTATTATTTCAGAGCAAAAAGTATCCCTAAGAGAAAGAGATGATGACTGGTTtgtgctgctggatgttgtCCGTAGAGAACCATCATTTGTGCCACCAG TTACCGTGGCCAAGTACTCTCAGGTTTATCCTGAGGAAAGAATTTCTACTGTCATGGAAACTATAACTGTTGAGTCCAGGAAGGAGTTTGTAGTTGAAGAGACTGTGGTGCCGAAGTTTCCCAAGCAAATTATTCCAGAGCAAAAAATATCCCAGCCAGTCAGTGAAAGAGAAGATGACTGGTTTGTGCTGCTGGATGTTGCCGCTAGAGAGACATCATTTGTGCCACCAG CAACCATGCTTGCACAGGTCTATCGAGAAGAAAGAATTTCTACTGTggtggaaacaaaaacagtagaGCCCAGGAAGGAGGTTGTAGTTGAAAAGATTGTGGTGCAGATGGAGGACACAAATCTTCCCAAGCAAATTATTCAACAAGCAATATCCCAGCCAATTAGACAAATAGATGATGACTGGTTTATCCTGTTGGATGTTGTTTCCAGAGAAGCTGCCTACGTCCCTCCAG TTACTCCTGTTAAGATTATTCCTGATATGAGGAAGTCATTTGAGATTGAGGTGAAAACCACAGAGACGACAACATTGAAGAAGACCATGATTATTGTGGACAGCAGGCAAGATGAGACACGTCCATCTGAAATTAGACCAAGCCAAATTGCACCTCCgtcagagagggaaggaggagatgaTTGGTTCCTCCTGTTTGACATCATCCGTGAAAAGCCCCTTGTCGTACCACCAG TTGCTGTGGTTGAGCGTGTTGTGGATGTGGTGGCAGCCAAAACCGTACCTGTACCAAAACCAGCATTCATCATGGAAGACCTGAGGCCAACTGTGAAGTTGGTGGAGACTAAACCCCCACAACCGAGACAGGTGGATGATGACTGGTTTGTGCTGCTAGATGTTGCAACAAAAGCACCAG TTGCTGTGGACGAACTTGTCCGCATGCGCCCTGAAGTAAGACCAGCTAAAGAGATTGCAACCATAGAGCAGAGGGCACTGCAGAGCATTACCATAGTGGAAGAGAGGCAGCGTCAGGAGAAGGTGGTACAGCAGAAACCACgtccagcagtgagagaggtggaggatgatTGGTTTATTCTTCTGGATTTGGCCACTAAAAAATCAG TCGCCGCACCTGAGCGTATCCAGTtcccagcagagaggagagctccAACTGCTGTGGCCAAAACAAGGATCACAATTTCTGAGACGAGACCACAGTTTGAGAAACGGATCCTGGAGGAAAGACGTCCGCTCACACATGTCAATGATGATTGGTTTGTTCTACTAGATGTTGGCGCAAAAGAGtcag TGGTAATcacagagagtgggagaggCACCCGTCCCGTCAGTGCTCCAGTCTTCTCACAGGCTGCTCTAGCAGAGGCAGGGATCCCCATGGCTCCTCTGGATCAGCCCCAGACCTCTACTCCAATCAAGACCAGCCGCAAGGAGGAAAGAAGGCTGGAGGTGACTGTTGAAGCTGTGGAGCCCTCAAAAATCGAGGCTGTGACTGAGAGCAAG CACGTGTCTGAGGCGATGAGCGTGGAGGTGGTGCGAATGCGAAAG aaaaGAGCTAAGAAAATTGAGGGTGACTCAATTTATATCAGACATAGCCTTTTAATGTTGGAG GATTTCGACAAGCCTAACGAGGATGTGCTCAAGCATCACGCCAGCATCAGTGAGCTTAAGAGGAACTTCATGAGTGCCGTCCCGGAGCAGAGGCCCAGTGAGTGGGACAAGCGCCTGTCCACGCACTCTCCATTCCGCACCCTGGGGATCAATGGTCAGCCTCTTCCCAGTGCAGATGGG ACTGTGTGCATTAGTCCCCTTTGCAATGGTTCAGAGACAAAGACTGCACATCGGGaaaccagcagcagtttgggCTTTTCAGGCAAACCGAGGCCCACTGTGAGCCACAAGTGTGAGCCTGATAGCATCGAAGCCTGTGGTGGTCCAGTTGAGGAAGAGTCATTTGATCAGGAAGAGGTTGTAGTTTTTGAGACCTCCCTGGTGCCCATCGTTGAGGTGGAGATGGCACAGCTGCCTCCCTCCCCGGACCCCTGCTGTCGAGCTTTAGATGAGACCCTGGAGGAAGAAGGATCGTATCCCGAAGTGTCCGATCGCTCGGGGATGATCGTTGGATCTTCTTCAGCTTCCTATTTCAGGAGCGATGGTCCACAGGTCATACGCTGCTTCCAG CCCCCTCTGGTGCAGACCCAGACAGTCACCATCACAGCTGTCTCCAACTCCTTATCCAGTGGCATCTCCACCACAGAGGTCCCTGTCGTCCCAACCAAGACCTTCATCTATGAGTCTTCAAAG GTGACAGACGATGGGACAGATGACAAAGATAGCACATCTGTGTCCCAGACTATTAGCTCGGAGACGAGCAGTGGCACCAcagtcaccaccaccactactcACATCTCAAAG GTAGTGAAAAGCGGATCTTCGGAGACTCGTGTAGAGAAGAGAATCGTCATAACTGCAGACTCTGATGTTGACCAAGATAAG gggAAAGATGGCGGAGCATCAGCATTGTAA